The Panicum virgatum strain AP13 chromosome 5K, P.virgatum_v5, whole genome shotgun sequence genome has a window encoding:
- the LOC120709782 gene encoding uncharacterized protein LOC120709782 — MEENPRALWNNLKQRYEQQKAVVLPEASHEWNYLRLQDFKTVDEYNHVVHRAEKNHEITIWNSQQRPMGTAPLPESRGSPGKGKRKRTRKPRGKFQKGKDDVSEPKYDKNNKTACYKCGCYNHVAKKCRTPKHLVDLYMKSVGRAHDDQKFEAHFTSFEMETGTSDQVPHGTGPSNAATSPTAEDEPLNVDDMIVDNSTDVFGDLI, encoded by the exons ATGGAGGAAAATCCACGTGCATTGTGGAACAATCTCAAGCAGCGCTATGAACAGCAAAAGGCAGTAGTCCTACCTGAGGCATCTCATGAGTGGAACTATTTGCGCCTACAGGACTTTAAGACTGTGGATGAATACAATCATGTTGTTCATAGA GCAGAGAAGAACCATGAGATAACCATCTGGAACTCTCAGCAGCGCCCTATGGGAACTGCACCTCTGCCTGAG TCTAGAGGTTCACCTGGCAAAGGCAAGCGCAAGAGAACCCGCAAGCCACGTGGAAAATTCCAGAAAGGAAAAGACGACGTTTCTGAGCCTAAATATGATAAGAACAACAAAACCGCTTGTTACAAGTGTGGTTGTTATAATCATGTGGCAAAGAAGTGTCGGACCCCGAAACATCTGGTGGATCTCTACATGAAGTCCGTAGGTCGTGCACATGATGATCAGAAGTTTGAAGCACACTTCACCTCCTTTGAGATGGAGACGGGCACTTCGGACCAAGTTCCACATGGAACTGGACCAAGCAACGCCGCGACTTCACCAACCGCTGAGGATGAACCTCTGAACGTCGATGACATGATTGTGGATAACTCCACGGATGTGTTTGGAGATCTCATTTAG